The following are from one region of the Papaver somniferum cultivar HN1 unplaced genomic scaffold, ASM357369v1 unplaced-scaffold_132, whole genome shotgun sequence genome:
- the LOC113332918 gene encoding uncharacterized protein LOC113332918 has protein sequence MKSECRYVDSAIPPTAVDKILVDSGSSVDVLFYHTFKEIGYDDINLAPVEYDIFGFNGTATIPKGEITLTITIDTLETIVTFSVVEVDIPYNAIIRRPWIHGVRGITSTFHQCIRFPVPDGIGEIKGDIIQAKECKDLNVRHQEGRKQRKKDKKKMAREVKQEREFQV, from the coding sequence ATGAAATCAGAATGTCGATATGTAGACAGTGCGATACCACCCACGGCAGTTGACAAGATTTTGGTGGACAGTGGAAGCTCTGTAGATGTGCTATTCTACCATACGTTCAAGGAGATAGGATATGATGACATAAACCTCGCACCAGTGGAATATGATATATTCGGCTTCAACGGAACAGCGACAATACCCAAGGGCGAGATCACGCTGACAATAACAATAGATACGTTGGAAACAATAGTGACATTCAGTGTCGTGGAAGTGGATATCCCTTACAATGCGATTATAAGGAGGCCCTGGATACATGGAGTGAGAGGAATCACATCCACCTTCCATCAGTGCATTCGCTTCCCCGTACCAGATGGAATTGGAGAAATCAAGGGAGACATCATACAGGCGAAAGAATGTAAGGATTTGAACGTGCGACATCAAGAAGGgcgaaaacaaagaaagaaagataagaagaaaatGGCGAGAGAAGTTAAACAAGAGAGAGAATTCCAAGTCTAG
- the LOC113332920 gene encoding uncharacterized protein LOC113332920, translating to MDIGEERLDPEDLLKEDNPKRWEIFVDGSVNSQGNRIGIVFVSPAGEIIVYCFRLEFETTNNEAEYKAVIEGLRLAVEMGLEDIRLTSDSQLVIRQLDGRYKINDLALQRYSQLAKKYTDRITSVIWRHIGRINNRHADALAFITSMMVNPGTRFIWIDSLRQPSIYIRGCAVEVINIENNTGSVENTNWRIQIHKYLQNGETPRDRLEAHKLKSRATNYELRDGVLYKRSFQGPLLRCLSPEEGIEIMKAIHYGDARNHNGTRSLALKTRGKGYYWPHMHEYAKDIATKCEECQRYGKRIHAPGRTLNSVLSVWPFAKWGLDIVGPLSENSTPLYPQRNGQAEATNKTLADILKKKLDGHHKGWCEQLHNTLWAYNTTRREATGMSPFCLTYGVEVVLPTEVIIPTTKRESWEKNLNTDLILKKLDDA from the exons ATGGatattggcgaagaacgtcttgATCCGGAAGACCTACTTAAGGAGGATAACCCAAAAAGATGGGAAATATTTGTGGATGGATCAGTGAACAGTCAGGGAAATAGGATAGGAATTGTCTTTGTCTCACCAGCCGGGGAAATAATAGTCTATTGTTTCAGATTGGAGTTCGAAACTACGAACAATGAGGCTGAATACAAAGCCGTCATAGAAGGATTGAGATTGGCAGTCGAAATGGGGTTGGAAGACATCAGGCTTACTAGTGATTCACAACTAGTCATTCGCCAGTTGGATGGGCGATATAAAATCAACGATCTCGCGCTACAAAGATATTCACAACTGGCGAAAAAATACACTGATCGTATTACAAGTGTTATATGGAGACACATAGGTCGGATAAACAATCGACATGCAGATGCTCTCGCCTTCATCACTTCAATGATGGTGAACCCTGGAACAAGATTCATTTGGATTGACAGTTTGAGGCAACCATCAATCTACATTCGAGGATGTGCTGTGGAAGTTATAAATATAGAAAATAACACTGGAAGCGTTGAAAACACCAACTGGAGGATCCAAATCCACAAATATTTACAAAATGGAGAGACACCCCGCGATAGGTTGGAGGCACATAAACTCAAAAGTAGAGCTACAAACTATGAACTACGCGACGGAGTATTATACAAAAGGTCCTTCCAAGGGCCACTTTTAAGATGCTTATCACCAGAAGAAGGCATCGAGATTATGAAAGCTATACACTATGGGGACGCTAGGAATCACAACGGAACAAGGTCTTTGGCTCTCAAAACTAGAGGGAAAGGTTACTATTGGCCACACATGCACGAATATGCAAAGGATATCGCAACTAAATGCGAAGAATGCCAAAGATATGGGAAACGCATCCACGCACCAGGAAGAACCTTAAATTCCGTGTTAAGTGTTTGGCCCTTCGCGAAGTGGGGCCTGGATATAGTAGGACCCCTC AGTGAAAATTCTACTCCACTATACCCCCAGAGAAATGGCCAGGCAGAGGCAACTAATAAGACCCTGGCAGACATTCTGAAGAAAAAACTCGATGGTCATCataaaggatggtgcgaacagCTCCATAACACTCTGTGGGCATACAACACGACACGGCgggaagctactggaatgtctcCCTTCTGTCTAACATATGGTGTAGAGGTTGTTCTACCAACAGAAGTTATCATACCAACCACTAAGCGAGAATCTTGGGAGAAGAATTTAAATACAGATCTCATATTGAAGAAACTCGATGACGCATAA